The following coding sequences are from one Odontesthes bonariensis isolate fOdoBon6 chromosome 10, fOdoBon6.hap1, whole genome shotgun sequence window:
- the LOC142390143 gene encoding immunoglobulin-like and fibronectin type III domain-containing protein 1: protein MWKRMKNAGQSNTRPRFSIVHQYIQRFNDVSGSKSAAVKRRSKTPGVMITQYEVNLPEGKTTPDFQCKPAPVTIKEGQIAVFKAVVTGDPKPDVSWRRTKGIISDKEKFQRKYDDSTGEHTLEIHRVTPAETDTYKCYAVNEYGKAVFTTTLNVIDALTNPADFRKLLKKSKAEKADGENDVKFWDTMLKADRRDYERICSEYDVADFRLVLKKLEEKKKERRQNMPMQDGVIPYDDDATEKHGIKSVGRTKDSITVDDLQQNDAGLCHGDVEGVNLRNRQLNGTPAEEDLLFTEFKRHG, encoded by the exons ATGTGGAAAAGAATGAAGAATGCGGGGCAGTCTAACACCAGACCAC GTTTCTCCATTGTTCACCAGTACATTCAACGTTTTAATGACGTTTCTGGCAGCAAGTCAG CTGCTGTCAAGAGAAGATCTAAGACCCCTGGGGTGATGATCACACAGTATGAAGTAAACTTGCCAGAGGGTAAAACCACCCCAGATTTCCAATGTAAACCAGCGCCGGTAACCATCAAGGAAG GACAAATAGCTGTTTTCAAGGCTGTTGTGACAGGAGATCCAAAACCAGATGTGTCATGGCGAAGAACTAAAGGAATTATTTCAGACAAGGAAAAATTTCAAAGAAAGTACGATGACTCAACGGGGGAACACACATTAGAG ATTCACAGAGTGACCCCAGCGGAGACTGATACATACAAATGTTATGCTGTGAACGAATATGGCAAAGCTGTCTTCACGACGACATTAAATGTGATTGATG CTTTGACAAATCCTGCAGATTTCAGAAAATTGCTGAAGAAAAG TAAAGCAGAAAAAGCAGATGGAGAAAATGATGTAAAGTTCTGGGATACAATGCTGAAAGCTGACAGGAGAGACTACGAGCGCATCTGTTCTGAGTATGATGTTGCAGACTTTCGCTTGGTTCTCAAGAAGcttgaagagaaaaagaaagaaagaaggcaAAATATGCCCATG CAGGATGGTGTAATTCCGTATGATGATGATGCAACAGAAAAACATGGTATTAAGAGTGTTGGGAGGACAAAGGATAGCATCACTGTTGATGACCTTCAGCAAAACGATGCAGGCCTGTGTCATGGAGATGTTGAGGGGGTCAACCTCCGCAACAGACAGCTAAATGGAACACCTGCTGAAGAGGACCTACTGTTTACAGAATTCAAAC GCCATGGATGA
- the LOC142389840 gene encoding immunoglobulin-like and fibronectin type III domain-containing protein 1: protein MKIQEIAVQERDNALFECVLTHPLPKITWMRKGAVLEDGEKYCITMSDHKLIHRLLIKDCSKQDRAIYSAVAGITSCSAWLVVEGESNSVSGGKKTLCKTTLTDGPKTDLEKVAKEQQIKSQKEMESILAAVKAKHAAGQLRQEKRIATGGEDQSGTDKTANTKSKNSKGDGKVLKLDHFRCVTEAGEQLRAADPKKQTQARVHFDKETDANEGEPFEENEDFTGLGINSKYIKQGHKLEHVVTESGDQDVDRDQHGMLTICQHEMTESSANFREPIGDQKKTKKDQWNDHDPGSNTDLNEQASENKPSDVDADEESAGQRKNGGSSKQNKKPKDDAANEFRGERVDVDAQQMLPMRQFEMAEPSANENLKAAGKNEMKKKKVQRKEHVSESSDELVDADQHQMLPVSQHKMAEPSGNGNFKSTVRNDGTSKTVQWKEHASGSNTDPKEQASNNEPSDADKDDESSGQRKHRGSSKQSKKPKGDGEANDESMFPEDYCKCDETADVNDSSTHTRRKRQSPLTEDLSTHAAVQFIWGLSDVDAIINETAELTCKLSSEDCEGAWFRDGKKISPDDPFTITKDGPIHKLVIIKCNEHHSGKYRFEADGRKTAAMINVKDPPRFDTEDLNAFTQPLTVRVGHNAIFKLPFVGHTPIKIQWYREGEELQVDNITKIEKSAGHSCLLLSRCQRKDTGEIRIKLKNEHGFIEAVSQLIVLDKPTSPQGPAEVTESSAACIQFKWRPPKDDGGSPVINYTLERQQVGRNTWKKIGEMPRVPSFRDTDVDRGRKYCYRIRAVTSEGTSEVMETDEMQAGRYVLPGPPTPPKVVSAFSDCINLSWASPSKTGGSRILGYVLEKRKKGSNLWTVVNADEPIKEKKYAVRDVVESVEYEFRVSAINLSGAGEYSNASEFVLARDPKKPPGKVIGLKVTETSYTNMVLTWIKPEVIPDIQDEAKGYFVEIRWADCIGWSRCNSTPIYTTAFNAKGLKSMDMYWVRVIATNDGGESAPEELPNYVLAMPLPVRPKFTNNKMKSFMVVRAGNSVRITVNFEASPRTEIMWFKDKVPIAKRVTISNSDESSQLLIPSSEHSDSGIYSILVKNLAGQETFSTEVRVTDDPKPPGPVELEENVPGTVTVIWVPSPDEKRDDRLYYSVSKLDSTRHTWTTVADKLFNNRFTVCNTMHGREYHFRVYAKNDIGISEPSESPRWGMEKKKEKIVASEPTSKHCDLQCAPSFIVPLKLHTATKGYECHMSCAVKGNPTPRITWYRNCLSLNTDTNYYISNTFGVCSMRILCVGPKDVGEYTVIAENSLGRAECSTVLSVRE from the exons ATGAAAATTCAGGAAATTGCGGTTCAAGAAAGAGACAATGCCCTCTTTGAGTGTGTTCTCACACACCCACTACCAAAGATCACATGGATGAGAAAAGGCGCGGTCCTAGAAGATGGAGAAAAATACTGCATAACCATGTCAGACCACAAACTGATTCACAGGCTGCTGATCAAGGACTGCAGTAAGCAGGACAGAGCCATTTATTCAGCTGTGGCTGGCATTACATCCTGCAGTGCCTGGCTGGTAGTGGAAG GTGAGAGCAACTCTGTCTCTGGTGGTAAGAAGACACTTTGTAAAACTACACTGACTGATGGACCAAAGACTGACCTCGAAAAAGTGGCCAAAGAGCAGCAAATAAAAAGCCAAAAGGAAATGGAGAGTATTTTAGCAGCGGTGAAGGCAAAACATGCAGCAGGACAACTGAGACAAGAAAAAAGAATTGCAACTGGCGGAGAAGATCAGAGTGGCACTGATAAAACAGCTAACACGAAAAGCAAAAACTCAAAAGGAGATGGCAAAGTATTGAAATTAGATCATTTCAGGTGTGTAACAGAAGCAGGAGAGCAACTGAGAGCAGCTGACCCCAAGAAACAGACCCAAGCTCGAGTGCATTTTGACAAGGAAACAG ATGCAAATGAAGGAGAACCTTTTGAGGAGAATGAGGACTTCACTGGACTTGGGATTAACTCAAAATACATAAAGCAGGGTCACAAGTTGGAGCATGTGGTGACTG AGTCCGGTGATCAAGATGTTGATCGAGACCAGCATGGAATGTTAACCATTTGTCAACATGAAATGACTGAATCCAGTGCAAACTTCAGAGAGCCTATCGGagatcaaaagaaaacaaagaaggaCCAATGGAACGATCATGACCCTG GCTCCAACACAGACCTAAATGAACAAGCAagtgaaaataaaccaagtgACGTTGATGCAGATGAGGAGTCTGCAGGCCAAAGAAAGAACGGAGGAAgttcaaagcaaaacaaaaagccaAAAGATGATGCAGCCAATG AGTTTCGTGGTGAACGTGTGGATGTAGACGCGCAACAAATGTTACCCATGCGTCAATTTGAAATGGCTGAACCCAGTGCCAATGAAAACTTAAAAGCAGCAGGCAAAAAcgaaatgaaaaagaagaaggtCCAAAGGAAAGAACATGTATCTG AATCCAGTGATGAACTTGTGGATGCAGACCAGCATCAAATGTTACCCGTGAGTCAACACAAAATGGCTGAACCCAGTGGAAATGGAAACTTTAAATCAACAGTCAGAAATGACGGGACATCAAAGACGGTCCAATGGAAAGAACACGCATCTG GCTCCAACACAGATCCAAAGGAACAAGCAAGTAACAATGAACCAAGTGACGCTGATAAAGACGATGAGTCATCGGGCCAAAGAAAGCACCGAGGAAGttcaaagcaaagcaaaaagcCAAAAGGAGACGGAGAAGCCAATG atGAAAGTATGTTTCCCGAAGACTACTGTAAGTGTGACGAGACCGCGGACGTCAATGACTCTTCTACACATACGAGACGCAAAAGACAAAGCCCTCTGACAGAGGATTTATCGACTC ATGCAGCGGTTCAGTTCATCTGGGGTTTGTCTGATGTTGATGCCATCATCAATGAGACTGCTGAGTTAACATGTAAGCTCAGTAGTGAAGACTGTGAAGGAGCCTGGTTCCGAGATGGCAAAAAG ATATCCCCAGATGATCCTTTCACCATTACTAAAGATGGACCAATTCATAAATTAGTAATAATAAAGTGCAATGAACACCACTCCGGGAAATACCGATTTGAGGCAGATGGTCGTAAAACGGCAGCGATGATCAATGTCAAAG atccaCCCAGATTTGACACCGAAGACCTGAATGCTTTCACTCAGCCTTTGACTGTTAGAGTGGGACACAACGCCATTTTCAAACTGCCTTTTGTTGGACACACACCTATAAAGATTCAGTGGTACAGAGAAGGAGAAGAGCTCCAAGTTGACAACATTACAAAGATAGAGAAATCTGCGGGTCACAGCTGCTTGCTGCTGAGCAGATGCCAGAGGAAGGACACTGGAGAGATCAGGATCAAGCTCAAGAATGAACACGGCTTCATTGAGGCAGTCTCACAGCTCATTGTTCTTG ACAAACCAACTTCCCCCCAGGGTCCTGCAGAGGTAACTGAGAGCTCAGCTGCATGTATTCAATTCAAGTGGCGGCCTCCAAAGGATGACGGTGGCTCGCCAGTGATAAACTACACACTGGAGCGCCAGCAAGTGGGACGAAACACGTGGAAAAAAATTGGAGAAATGCCACGGGTGCCCAGCTTCCGCGACACAGACGTGGACCGTGGACGGAAATACTGTTACCGCATCCGAGCAGTGACATCAGAGGGCACAAGCGAAGTGATGGAGACTGATGAAATGCAAGCCGGCAGATATG TGTTACCAGGTCCTCCAACACCTCCAAAGGTGGTCAGTGCCTTCAGTGACTGCATAAACCTTTCATGGGCTTCCCCAAGTAAAACAGGAGGCTCACGTATCCTGGGCTATGTTTTGGAGAAACGTAAGAAGGGAAGTAACCTCTGGACTGTTGTCAATGCTGACGAGCCAATTAAAG AGAAGAAATATGCAGTGAGGGACGTTGTGGAAAGTGTGGAATATGAGTTCAGGGTTTCTGCCATAAACCTCTCAGGAGCCGGGGAATATAGCAACGCCTCAGAGTTTGTTCTCGCACGGGATCCTAAGA AGCCTCCGGGGAAAGTTATAGGCCTGAAGGTGACTGAAACGTCTTACACCAACATGGTCCTGACTTGGATTAAACCTGAGGTGATACCAGACATACAGGATGAAGCTAAAGGATATTTCGTTGAGATCCGGTGGGCAGATTGCATTGGATGGTCCCGCTGTAATAGCACCCCCATTTACACGACAGCCTTTAATGCCAAAGGTCTTAAGTCCATGGACATGTACTGGGTGAGAGTGATTGCTACAAATGATGGAGGAGAAAGTGCACCGGAGGAACTGCCCAACTACGTCCTCGCAATGCCCTTACCTG TCAGGCCAAAGTTTACAAACAACAAGATGAAGAGTTTTATGGTGGTGAGGGCGGGAAACTCTGTCAGGATCACAGTAAACTTTGAG GCCTCCCCACGGACAGAAATAATGTGGTTTAAGGACAAAGTGCCAATCGCAAAGCGTGTTACAATCAGTAACTCTGATGAATCATCCCAGCTTCTGATTCCCAGCTCTGAGCACTCAGATTCAGGCATCTACTCCATTTTAGTGAAAAATCTTGCAGGACAGGAAACATTCAGTACGGAGGTTAGGGTTACAg ACGATCCGAAGCCTCCTGGACCAGTAGAGCTGGAGGAAAACGTCCCTGGCACAGTAACAGTGATCTGGGTACCTTCTCCTGATGAAAAACGGGATGACCGTCTCTACTACTCAGTGTCCAAACTGGACTCCACCAGGCACACATGGACCACTGTGGCTGACAAACTTTTCAACAACAGGTTCACAGTTTGCAATACGATGCATGGGAGGGAATATCATTTCCGAGTGTATGCCAAAAATGATATTGGCATTTCAGAACCCTCGGAGTCACCAAGATGGGGGATGGAAAAGAAGAAAG AAAAAATTGTGGCAAGTGAACCGACAAGCAAACACTGTGATTTACAATGTGCTCCATCCTTCATCGTACCTTTGAAGCTTCACACTGCCACCAAAGGATATGAATGCCACATGAGCTGTGCAGTGAAGGGAAACCCCACACCCCGGATCACATGGTATCGGAATTGCCTCAGTCTAAACACTGATACCAACTATTACATCTCTAATACTTTCGGAGTTTGCTCAATGCGAATCCTCTGTGTGGGTCCCAAAGACGTGGGAGAGTACACCGTCATTGCGGAGAACAGTTTAGGACGAGCTGAATGCTCCACTGTGCTCAGTGTCAGAG